DNA sequence from the Prolixibacter sp. SD074 genome:
TGCCATTTGGATTTAACCCAACTCTCATTGTAATTAATGGTTGGTTGTTGGCTGGTGCCGTAATGGTATAGGGCCGACAGAAGTTCGGAACTTTTATAATTTCCAATACTAACATCTATTGCGTCACGATCAGCAGCTTCAGGGTACTCGAGATTTTTTGAGTCTATTATAAAAGGAAGAGATTGAGCGCCAAGAGCATCTACAAACATACCTAATTGACCATTTCCCACATAATAATTATTGTACCGATTTTGCAAACTTGTTTCTTTCAAAAAACCATTGTGATACATATCGAACTGGTTTAAAATGCCGCTCAAATCTCCCTTGTCCATGTTTTGAACATCGGAATCTGTCCACCATTGTTTTGCTTCAAAACTCAAAGCTGAATCAGGCAGTATTTGGGCATTGACAATGCTTGATAAACAGACAAAAGTCAAAAAAAATTGAATTTTCAAAATACGTGAAATTGAATTGTTCATTCCATAAAGATTTTTTTTGTACTAAAATATTTAATAGTGCAATAATTTTAATTCCGTTTTGATTAGGATGAATTTTTTAGAAATTAAACAATTTAACTAATTCACATTTATCTTGAACAGAACATTCTTTGTTGAAACATCAGTCATCTGTTAAAACCACGAGGCGCTACTACCTATAATAATTGCTGAATGTGGTCAGACAACTTTTCTCTATCAATAATAAATTTGATCGTTCTATATTTGCCGTGTATACTGCTTCGCAGAAGGCATCATAAAAAATTAAGGTACAGGATATTGGATTAAAGAAAAACTAAAGAATCTTTTTGTGGCTGTAACACCACAAAAAGATTCTAATAATTAAGTTTAATTATTCCCAGTTCTTATTTTGTTTTAAAACTCCGGCAGACAGATCAATTTGTGTCTGTGGAATTGGATAGAAATTATCTTTTGGGTACTGAAATCCATTTGGTCCCAAAACGGTTTTTGCCTGCCCGGTACGCACCAGATCAAAGAAATAATCATTCTCGAATGCCAATTCGAAACGACGTTCATCCCAGATCTTTTGTAAGGTAATATTGGCCGTAGTTAGCGGTGTTTCTTTCACGCGTGCCCGAACTAAATTAATAGAATTTACGGCCTCTTGTAAATTCCCCAGATTAAATTCAGCTTCTGCATCAATAAGTATCACATCGGCATATCTGAATAATCTCAGGTTTTGCTCAATTAACCGTTGCCAACCACCAAAACCTTTGTCATCAAGCCTTGACTCATACGCCTTAAAATTAAACCGGCACCTAGCATTTCCTGTTGCATTTGGGTTAGCGGCAACTGAACCGGTTCCCGCCTGAAATACCCCGTTGGGATCAACGATATCACCATCGGGTAAAATCAATCCCTGGAAAGCTACGGATTGCCTGAACCGGATGGTATCATCTGTTCGGGCGGCCCAATCTGTAATTAGTTTATCACTTGGCGCGTTAAAGCCCCATCCATTCAATGTTGTGGCCCACTGGTACTGGCATGCAGAACTATGGTTGGTCCCATAATAGCTGATATTGACGCTCCCGTTTTGCATCTCAAATATTGACTCATCACAATTTTCGTATGGAAGCCTGAACAAGTAGAAGAAGCTACTATCGCCTCTATCAGTAAACAGGCGATAAAAGTTACTGCTAATTACAGCATCGGTAGTTGCTTTTACATCGGCCCAGGACCTTCCGTTAATAGCTTGTCCATCATCTGTGAAATTGGCTCCGCTCGCTTCGTACATTTTTACTTTTGCTAAAAGCGCCAACCCTGCCCAAGATGTAACCCGTCCTTTATTGTTGATGTCCCAAGCTGCTGTTCTGCCATTAGCAATAGTATATTCCAAATCGCTTTCAATAAATTTATAAACATCTGCGAAAGATGATTTAGGTAAATTATAGTTCCCGTCTTCGGGAATACCATCATAAATAACTACTTCACCAAATGTTTTAGCCAAATCAAAATACAACCATGCCCTGATAAATTTAGCTTCTGCTATTAAAGATTTTTTAGTTGCTTCATCCATATCAATATTGGGGATATTGGTAATAGCCTGGTTACAAAAATTAATTACATTGTATCTCCCCCTCCAATTATTTCCAATGTTTATATGGGTAGAGGTGCTTGTGAAATTTGAAAATTGATATACGACAACCTGGTCACTGGCGGCACCGCCTTTAACCGTATTCCCGGAAGCCATTTCGGAAACGCCAAAAGTAGAAGGATCAAAAAAATCCCACCCAGTTAAGCCGCCATAACAAGCATTTACCGCTTTTTGTGCATCGTCTGCATTTTGAAAAAATTGAACTGGCGGTTTTTGGTTGTATGGTGCAAAATCAAGTTCATTATTACAAGAAAATGTAATGATTCCGAAAAAGGAAAAAATGAGTATTTTAAATGTATTATTTTTCATTTTTAGTACTTTTAAAAGTTTAGATTCAAACCAAAACTATAAACGGTAGACAAAGGATATGTTGAGTAATTAACACCACCAAATATAGGACCTCCGGTAACTTCAGGTGAAGTACCAGAATATTTCGTGAACGTGTGAATGTTTTCACCGGATACATATAATCTCAGTTTTTTGATGCCCATCTTAGAAAGAATTTTTGCATTAAAGGTATAACCAAGTTGAATGTTCTTTAACCTGAGATAGCTGCCACTCTCAACAAAAAACGAACTATTTTGAGTGGTATTTGCTAACACGGCAGACGGAAATGTATTGGATGTTCCCTCGCCATGCCACCTGTTATCAAAAAAACGTTTTGTATAGTTTTCGCCTCCGAACCTCTCGATATCTACGGCATTCACTAATTTATTGCCGGCAACGCCTTGTATGGCAATTGCTAAATCAAACCCTTTGTATCCCAAAGAAGCATCAAATCCATAAAAGAATGGAGGATTAGGATTGCCCAAGAATGTTCGGTCCCTATCATCAATAATACCATCTTTGTTAAGGTCTTCAAATATTAAATCTCCAGGAAGAGCGCCTGAAACATGTGGTGTACTGGCTATTTGAGCAGTATTTTGGAAAACTCCAATAGCCTGAAGTCCATATATTTCCCCAACAGGATGGCCAAGTGTGCTATAAGTATAAGTAGCACTATAACCAGATGCTTTTCCATATATACCGGCTGCACTGGCAGCGCTAAGCGCTGTTACTTTATTTTGGTTGTAGGAAAAATTACCATTTAAACTATAACTAAAATCTCTTTTATGGTCAGCCCATCCTAATGTAATTTCTAATCCGGAATTATTGATAGTAGCATTGTTTCCCCAAACTCCGCTTGTATTTAACCCTGTGCTGGGGAGGGCGCTGATTGGGAATATAGCATCCTTGGTATCACGACTATAATAATCTGCCGTTACAGAAAGACGGTTTTGAATTAATCTCACATCAACACCTGCATCAAATTCGCTTACAGTTTCCCATTTTAAATTTGGATTAGCCAATTGGTTGATGGTAGCAATGGGAGAAACATCTGCAGTGGTACCGTTGTTTTGATTCGGTCCAAAAATAACTGCCCCATAATTATCTGTGAAGAGTGTCGGTACATAAATGTTTGATGGAATTATTCCATTCCCTATTAACCCCCAACTGGCACGGACTTTCAAAAAATCAATTTTTGATTTTTTCATAAATTCCTCAGAAGAAACTATCCACGCACCACCTACAGATGGGAATAAAGCGCTGCGGTTATTTTTAGGAAATTTGGTTGAAATATCATTCCTCAAAGTGGCGTTAAATAAATATTTGCCTTTATAGTCATAGTTAATACGGCCAAAATAGGAGTTGGCAACTGTCTTATCACCCCCATCAGAACTGGTAGTTGTGTATTTATCAGTTCTTCCGGGATAGCTCAAAAACAGATAACTGGAACTAATTTCGGGCAAATTCTGAAGTCCGCTGGCAGTTGCATTAAGGTTGTTGATTTGTTGCTCCTGATAAGACATACCACCCAATAGTTTCAAATGATGATCTTCGGCAATTGTCATGGAATAGGTTACTGTATTATCCCAGTTGATATTTAAATTTTGGCCCCGGGTTTTGGTAAGAATATTTTGTTGCTGTGATTGATAAACAGAAACTTTATAAAGAGGAGAATATTTAATATAATTTACTTCTCCGGGATTTAAAGAAATACTGCTTTTTAAGGTTAAGTTTTTTAAAAGATCGAGTTCTGCATATCCGTTTAAAATAGCATTGAGCGCTGTTTGAAAAGAATTTTTGTCGTAGTAATGTGCTGCAGCTAAATTTATGACATTTTTAATGGAGGTCGGGTCAGTCCAGTTTCCATTTGCATCCTTTGGTTGAAAAATAGGTAATACCCTTTGTACTGAAGCCATGGAATTAGCTTGCGGGTTCGATTTAGCAGAAGATAATATTGTTGAAAATCCAACCCTGAGTTTGTCATTGATCGAAACATCATATTTTGCCCTGAATCCGATTCTGGAATAATGATCGTCTTTTATTAAACCGTCATCCTTCAAATGACTAAATCCAATACTGTATTTTGCGGAGCTTGTACCTCCCAAAATGGTCAGGTCCTGCGAATTGGTCACAATGTTATTATTAAGAATGTCATCATAGTAATTATGGGAAGAATACTTTGAAGGATCCAATTGACCGGAAGTAAGTCCCCGGTACTGAAGCGCTTCATTATACATTTGAATGTATTCCGGACCGTTAGCTATGTCAACTATATTGGCGGCCTTTTTTATACCGACATAAGAATTAAATGAGATAGTAGGTTTGGAATCAGTGCCTTTTTTAGTTGTAATTAAAATTACGCCACCAGCGGCGCGAACACCATAAATAGCAGCGGAGGATGCATCTTTCAAAACGGTCACATTTTCGATATCGCCGGGCGCCAAGAACGAGATATTTGGTACAATTACTTCATCTACCACATATAACGGACCTGAGCCATCAGTTACAGTACCCAAGCCTCTAAGCCGAACCTGAGGACTGCTGCCCGGGGTTCCATTGTTGGTTATTTGAAGCCCGGCCACTTTTCCCTGCAATGCCTGTGTAACATTTTGCACTGTCTGACTGTTAATTTTGTCGGCTTCTACAGAAGCAACAGACCCAACTAAATCTTTTTTTCTCGAAGATCCATAACCAATTGCTACGACCTCCTCAATACCAACAGACTTATCAACAAGCGTCACATCAATAATTGTTTGATTTCCGACTTTAATTTCCTGAGATTTCATCCCTACAAATGAAAAAACCAATGTCGTTTTGTCAGGTAAATCAGCAATAGAATATTTGCCATCGGAATCAGTGATCGTACCATGCGTAGTACCTTTAACCACAATTGTCACACCAGGCAGCGGTGCTCCTGACGAATCGGTGACCTTTCCTGTTACCCTTCCCTCTTGTTGAGCGGATGAAATCACTGGGACAAGAATCAAAATTAAAATGAAAGCGTTAAAATGCAGGAGCCACAAAATTTTCTGCAAAGCCAAAGGTATCCCAACCAAGCGGCTTATTGCTCCCGTGTTAGTTTGATTTTTATTCATGATTGAATCATTTAAGTGATTAGTTTCAGACTATTCGAAGCAAACTTAGAGAATAAAAATTATTTGCACAAACGTTTGTGCATTATTTTTTAAGTTTTATGTCATGAGAAAATTTGAATTAACCGGGTCAAATCCTCTAAGCACCCCGTATCAATGCATCCTTTAATACTTTTATCGATTTTAATATTTTTTAAATAAATGAAAGTTTTCTTTAAGGAAATGAATTTTATATCTATATTTGTATAAACGTTTGTGCAAATAGAATGACTAAACAAAAAGTAAATATTACAGACATTGCTGACAAGACAGGACTCTCTGTTACAACTGTTTCAAGAGTATTAAGTGGTAAAGCTGAAAAATACAGAATTGGAGAAAAATCTCAGAAAAAGATACGAGAAGCGGCAAAAGAGTTAAATTATATACCAAATCATTTTGCTGCAAATTTGAGGTCTGGTCGTAGTGAAACGATTGCCTTAATAGTACCTTCTCTAAATAATCCATTCTTCGCTGGGATTGCCAGTGAAATAAATGCAGAGGTGCGAAAGTTCGGTTACATCACGATTATTGGCGATAGTGATGAAAATCTGGAAATCGAAAAAACCGAATTGCAGCAGATGATGGCAAGAAATATTGAAGGATTAGTGATTGTACCTTGTGGTAATCAGTCGGATCATATTAAATCATTATATGATCAAGGACTTCCAATTGTCTGTATTGACAGGTATTTTGAAGACCTTGATATGCCATACGTTTCTACTGATAATTACGATGGTGCTTTCTCCGCAACTAAACACCTGATAGAGAATGGTCATAAAACGATTGCTTGTATTCAAGGTGTTGAAGAATCTACCCCAAATAGACTCAGGGTCAAGGGATTTATTGATGCCATGCAGGAATCTGGTTTGAATAGCTTTAATGTTGTTGGTGATGATTTCACAATTCAAAACGGTTATCTGGAAACTAAACTCTTACTCCAGCAAAGAGAAAAACCAACTGCGATATTCACGCTGAGTAATATGATTGCATTGGGATGTATGAATGCATTGTTGGAAGAAAATGTTCGTATTCCGGATGAGATTTCATTAATAACATTTGATGATCACCCTTATCTTGATTATTTATCTACGCCGCTTTCATGTATTGCCCAACCAGTTAGTAGTATCAGTAAAATTGCGATAAAATTACTCTTGTCAAAACTCAACAATAAGGATATTAAGACCGACCAGATTCTCCTTAAACCCAGTATGAAATTAAAAAAGTCTGTTAAAAGGATTAATTAAGTGCCTTTAATCCAATACTCGTTAAATAATTAAGCGGCAATTGTGCCATAATATATAAGTTCATTGATATGATTTCGATTTTTAGCAGAGTATGAATTTAAAGAAAATCAGCAGACCCTATGGTAAAGACAACAACCGTTTTTTATTCATGTTTATGCCTATGATGCAAATCCGGATAATGCGGATGGGTGTGCGTTAAAGATTGATGAGTATGCATATGAGAATGTCCTTTCGCCGGATTTATGCTCTCATCGTCATGGCTATGGTCGTGGTGTTCGTCGTTATGTTTATGATAATGGATATGTTCAAGCATCTCATGTGTGTGTTGATGTTTGTGTGAAATCATATTGATCACAACAACGGCAAGAATTAAAAGCAAAAGGGAAATTACATGTGTCCAGTGAAAACTATCCTGAAAAAAGATATATGATAAAATCACGCCCCATAAAGGTGCTGTCGCGAATAATATTTGCCCCCTTGTTGCACCAATGTTTTGTGCTGAGATCACATAAAGTACAATACTAAATCCATAAGAAAAACCGCCGACAATCAGCGCTGCGGCAACAATATTAAATGCAATAGAAGACGCAGATATTGAAACGCCGATTGCCAGGTTGACAATGCCTGCCATTAATCCTTTAACAAAAGTTACCGCCTGAGGGGTAGCTCCATCGGTTAGTGCCGTAAGGTGGTTATCGATCCCCCAACAAAAACAAGCAGCTGTTATTAATAAAGCTGAAGTTAGTCCGCTTACACCTTCGCCAAATGATGTTGCAACTCCGGCAAAAACCGTTAGAATCACTCCTATCCACGTAAATTTATCAAGGCTGTCCTTAAAAAACAGAACACCTAAAACAGCCGTAGCAACAAGTTCCATATTTAACCAAATTGAAACAGAGGCCGCATTGGCTGCCCGCAAACCAACCAATAATAATAATGGGCCCAACAATCCGCCGAACAATATAATCCCGGATGTTCTTACTAAATTACTTTTACTGAAAAGCAGTTTAATCTGGCCCCCCGTTTTCATTATCGATGGAATCATTGCAATTCCTGCACCCAGGTACAACAAACCAGCTAACTGAAAAGAGTTTAAATGGGCCAAAAGTAGTTTACTAAATGGCGTTGCAACCCCAAATAGGAACCCCGAAAGTAATCCTGCTATTATTGCCGTCTTTTTCACCTGTCATTTAATCATGTTGCAACCTCCACCACCTTTCCACGGCTGTTGCCAACTAGTTTGTACCAACATGGTTGTTACACCCCAATAATGGGATGTATTGTGCTGGGTCTTCGAAAAGCTCAGCCATCGTAAATAAACAAATTAATTTTCATTTAAATACTTCGGCGTTTGGGAGATGAGACGAAATGGAGAATCGCGTCGATAGACCTTACACGCTGACAGGTTTGCCTGCTGTTCTTATGCCACTGTCAGGGTTTTCAACCACTGACGGGGCGGTCGGCTACCCTGTCGGTGGTCGGAGGCACCTTAACAGAGCCGTGTAAAATTCTGTGCCGCCTTCTTTCCTTCGCTGCTGATACTGACCGGAAGGCTGCCTGGATCGCCCAACCGGACGATCTTACGATCTGCCGGTGAACTGTTCATAACATACACCATGCCATAGGCAAGGGCCCGGAACCACGTAGCATCATGTTTCCACAGTTAGAAAAAAAGAGGGTGTCCTAAAAGTTGAATTGGAAAATTAACACTTTTCCAATTCAACTTTTAGGACACCCTCACTACAATTATCAAGAATAAAAATCGTTATTTTTTCTTATCAGGATACATAGCCCGATCGTATTTGCAGCAACCGGGAAGTCCGGCGTAAACCGAATCGGATGCCTTATCGAACTGGGTATCGTGCCCCACTTTGGCAATCGCTTTACTAATGCTCTTCTCATTGGTTTTCGAAGGATTGTATGTCACCGCCAGCATCTCCGTTTTCATGTTCCAATCGGCTTTGGCTACTCCATTAACACTCTTCGCAGCGCCTTCGATGCGTGCCTTACAGGAACCACATTTCCCGTATACTTTAAACGTGTCGGTTTTCTGCGCGTTGTCGGCAAACAAAGACTGCGCACCAATCATTAAAATTCCAAAAATCAACGTTACTACTGCTTTTTTCATGTGTCTGCTTTTAAATAAATAACTATTATTGTAAGTCTTTCTTTTTTTGTTCAAACTCCTCCTTATCGATTTCTCCACGTGCATAACGCTCCTTCAGGATATCAACCGGTGATTTTCCATCCTGTGAAGCAGCGGGAGAATGAGGATAATGATAGGGCTGATGCGTTCCGGTTGCCCGGATTAACAGCCAAACAAGGCCAATGATGAACAGCAGGCCGATGATCCAGCCCCAACCCATTCCAAAGCCCATTCCGTACATATTTCCAAATCCGTGCATCATGATAAACCTCCATTTCTTATTCGTTAATAACTTCTAAACTGTCATTATCTTGAAGAAAACTTTCCTAAAGCGAAGC
Encoded proteins:
- a CDS encoding RagB/SusD family nutrient uptake outer membrane protein yields the protein MKNNTFKILIFSFFGIITFSCNNELDFAPYNQKPPVQFFQNADDAQKAVNACYGGLTGWDFFDPSTFGVSEMASGNTVKGGAASDQVVVYQFSNFTSTSTHINIGNNWRGRYNVINFCNQAITNIPNIDMDEATKKSLIAEAKFIRAWLYFDLAKTFGEVVIYDGIPEDGNYNLPKSSFADVYKFIESDLEYTIANGRTAAWDINNKGRVTSWAGLALLAKVKMYEASGANFTDDGQAINGRSWADVKATTDAVISSNFYRLFTDRGDSSFFYLFRLPYENCDESIFEMQNGSVNISYYGTNHSSACQYQWATTLNGWGFNAPSDKLITDWAARTDDTIRFRQSVAFQGLILPDGDIVDPNGVFQAGTGSVAANPNATGNARCRFNFKAYESRLDDKGFGGWQRLIEQNLRLFRYADVILIDAEAEFNLGNLQEAVNSINLVRARVKETPLTTANITLQKIWDERRFELAFENDYFFDLVRTGQAKTVLGPNGFQYPKDNFYPIPQTQIDLSAGVLKQNKNWE
- a CDS encoding TonB-dependent receptor — translated: MNKNQTNTGAISRLVGIPLALQKILWLLHFNAFILILILVPVISSAQQEGRVTGKVTDSSGAPLPGVTIVVKGTTHGTITDSDGKYSIADLPDKTTLVFSFVGMKSQEIKVGNQTIIDVTLVDKSVGIEEVVAIGYGSSRKKDLVGSVASVEADKINSQTVQNVTQALQGKVAGLQITNNGTPGSSPQVRLRGLGTVTDGSGPLYVVDEVIVPNISFLAPGDIENVTVLKDASSAAIYGVRAAGGVILITTKKGTDSKPTISFNSYVGIKKAANIVDIANGPEYIQMYNEALQYRGLTSGQLDPSKYSSHNYYDDILNNNIVTNSQDLTILGGTSSAKYSIGFSHLKDDGLIKDDHYSRIGFRAKYDVSINDKLRVGFSTILSSAKSNPQANSMASVQRVLPIFQPKDANGNWTDPTSIKNVINLAAAHYYDKNSFQTALNAILNGYAELDLLKNLTLKSSISLNPGEVNYIKYSPLYKVSVYQSQQQNILTKTRGQNLNINWDNTVTYSMTIAEDHHLKLLGGMSYQEQQINNLNATASGLQNLPEISSSYLFLSYPGRTDKYTTTSSDGGDKTVANSYFGRINYDYKGKYLFNATLRNDISTKFPKNNRSALFPSVGGAWIVSSEEFMKKSKIDFLKVRASWGLIGNGIIPSNIYVPTLFTDNYGAVIFGPNQNNGTTADVSPIATINQLANPNLKWETVSEFDAGVDVRLIQNRLSVTADYYSRDTKDAIFPISALPSTGLNTSGVWGNNATINNSGLEITLGWADHKRDFSYSLNGNFSYNQNKVTALSAASAAGIYGKASGYSATYTYSTLGHPVGEIYGLQAIGVFQNTAQIASTPHVSGALPGDLIFEDLNKDGIIDDRDRTFLGNPNPPFFYGFDASLGYKGFDLAIAIQGVAGNKLVNAVDIERFGGENYTKRFFDNRWHGEGTSNTFPSAVLANTTQNSSFFVESGSYLRLKNIQLGYTFNAKILSKMGIKKLRLYVSGENIHTFTKYSGTSPEVTGGPIFGGVNYSTYPLSTVYSFGLNLNF
- a CDS encoding LacI family DNA-binding transcriptional regulator, translating into MTKQKVNITDIADKTGLSVTTVSRVLSGKAEKYRIGEKSQKKIREAAKELNYIPNHFAANLRSGRSETIALIVPSLNNPFFAGIASEINAEVRKFGYITIIGDSDENLEIEKTELQQMMARNIEGLVIVPCGNQSDHIKSLYDQGLPIVCIDRYFEDLDMPYVSTDNYDGAFSATKHLIENGHKTIACIQGVEESTPNRLRVKGFIDAMQESGLNSFNVVGDDFTIQNGYLETKLLLQQREKPTAIFTLSNMIALGCMNALLEENVRIPDEISLITFDDHPYLDYLSTPLSCIAQPVSSISKIAIKLLLSKLNNKDIKTDQILLKPSMKLKKSVKRIN
- a CDS encoding DMT family transporter produces the protein MKKTAIIAGLLSGFLFGVATPFSKLLLAHLNSFQLAGLLYLGAGIAMIPSIMKTGGQIKLLFSKSNLVRTSGIILFGGLLGPLLLLVGLRAANAASVSIWLNMELVATAVLGVLFFKDSLDKFTWIGVILTVFAGVATSFGEGVSGLTSALLITAACFCWGIDNHLTALTDGATPQAVTFVKGLMAGIVNLAIGVSISASSIAFNIVAAALIVGGFSYGFSIVLYVISAQNIGATRGQILFATAPLWGVILSYIFFQDSFHWTHVISLLLLILAVVVINMISHKHQHTHEMLEHIHYHKHNDEHHDHSHDDESINPAKGHSHMHTHQSLTHTHPHYPDLHHRHKHE
- a CDS encoding heavy-metal-associated domain-containing protein; the protein is MKKAVVTLIFGILMIGAQSLFADNAQKTDTFKVYGKCGSCKARIEGAAKSVNGVAKADWNMKTEMLAVTYNPSKTNEKSISKAIAKVGHDTQFDKASDSVYAGLPGCCKYDRAMYPDKKK
- a CDS encoding SHOCT domain-containing protein, producing the protein MMHGFGNMYGMGFGMGWGWIIGLLFIIGLVWLLIRATGTHQPYHYPHSPAASQDGKSPVDILKERYARGEIDKEEFEQKKKDLQ